TTGAATTTTGGTTCAGTTGTACTAGGTTTACTTTATGCAGTGATTGGTATCTAGTGGATACCATTTGTTTGATGTCATGTCACCTTCTTCCGTTGAATAGTACGACAAGAGAGGAGTTATGTTTGGAATTGCTAGTAACATTGTGTTCAAGTAgcctttccttttccttttccttttccttttccttttccttttccttttccttttctattCTTCATATATTGGGGGCTATCACAAGCTAACACCATAATGAGATATTTCCACATGTTGTTGGTGTTGTCTAATAATTACCGTATTAGCCTAGATGTATATTTCCTGTTTTGATTGGCTAGCATCAtatttgaaagaaaagaaagaagactAAATGCAGAGAGAAGGATGCTGAGAATACATACAAGAAACCTTCAAATCTGAAATCAGCTGAGTCTGGGATATGGTGATTCTTCCATTGGAGCTAAGGTAACACACATTGCGTAATTAGTCGCTTCAAATTTCATAATATTGAATATATTAGTACGGAAATTAAGATTTCCAGATGAAATTCTTCTGATAAAAGAATGCTATCTATGTATGCTTGTTTGTTAAACAGCTAAAAATCTCCTGTAACCTTATGCATAAAGTGAGAATGTTGATTTGAGTTACCTCtgtaaaaagaagaagaaaaatgttgCTTTAAGCATTCAAGAGGAATATTTTCATCATGAAAATGTCTACTTGACACTTGAGCTAAACTTTAATGTTTTTACAGGTTTATACATAATAACTTCACTCATTCACTGCTGCAGAGGAGGTTGACATGTCGAAGGACTTTCTTCTTACCAAAAGGCAGGTAACCGTCGAAGAATGAGCATGTGTATTATCAGGACTGCATAGCACAAAATCTGGCCTATAGAGTGCAAGATTCAGCTGATCTTCTCCCACAGCCAATGCGGTAGTGTCTAGCAGAACATGCCATGAGTTGCGATGGGCTTCTGAAATCCAATGCATGGAGTATCGCGTTCCATTTACTTCAACCGGGTAGGAAAACAGCCCTTTGGGAGTGTGCTTGCATTTCCTTCTGAAATAATGACTAAGTTGTGAACCCTTAATCCTCAAATCCAACCAAGATTCTGGTGCTGCAATCACTCTTGATTCCTTATAGGTTGCGAATTCTTTCACATAATCAGCATCTTCCCCGATAATTGTCAGGTAATAGTTCCCCTTGAAAAAGGGGTAGCTTTCTCCAACCAACATCATTGCATCCTTATAGTTCTGGGTAAAGAGAACAAGATACTCCTCATCAGGTAATCCACAGTGCTTCAAAACCTTGTTTCTAGCTTGAATTTCAGGAATTGAGACGAAGCTCCCGACGAAAGAGGACTTTTTGGTGAGGATGCTGAGCAATCTCGATGGCTCCAGCTGTGTATTCTCGAGATCAGGGAGGCTGCTTCCAAAGGTGTCTCTGGAAAATCCTCTTGGCGATTTCCGCTTGTCGTCTGGCTGAGGTTCTTCAAGTTTTTCTGTGACACAGAGATCATAGAGATCGGTTTTCTCTCCTCCTTCCACGAGGGCGTTGGAGTACTCTGGGTACTTGGCCACAACATACTGCTCCACATATTGCATTTCAGTCGGAGTTATCGGTCCTGACCACCTTAGGTCCAGACCGTGCAGCGTAGATATGGCTTCAGCAACTATATGAGCTGGTATTACTCTGTGAGCTTTCTGTTTCATTTTCCCAAATACAAGTTAAATCAGATGCATTTCTAACATGATTTTCTTGATAAAAAATGTTGCTCTTACCTTAAAAACCATGCTGCTTGGTCTGCCAGTTTCAGTTGGTGATTTTGCTGCACTGAATAAGGATTTTCTCATGTCTTCTTCTTTGGCTACCTAATTTTCAAGAAAATAAGAGTTGTGGAGTAAAATCAAACATGTGACTGTTTCTATCTCATAACTCATAAGTTACAAGAATGCTCATGTTCTTACCTTCATTCCTGGAGATATAACTGCGTCCTTCCCATCATTCCTCTCCATGGTTGTTGCTGATCTTTCCCTGCCCATAAACTGCGGGATCTTTTTAGGTCAAAAggcgaagagagagagaggggatcGGTACCAGAAGTAGGAGATGAAACCAAAGTGAATACAGAACGAGCAGCTCTATTTTTATGAAATCATCGTCAACAACAAGGAGTATGTGATGTCGTTGCTGGAGTTATAGCAGACGCAGCGATAGATGATCAATGATGCTGCAGGTAAAGTCAACGGGAAGATGTGAAGAGTGGCAACAAAATGTAGCTGTAGTGGTGATGGGGATCAGAGTTTTAAAATAAGAGCAGAGGCAATCTAGAGAAGGTAAAGACGATAAATGAGGTTGCATTGTGCatcttttttcttgcaaaataaACATGATTCCGTCACTCATGCTTTGGATTTATTAGGACCAATGATTATATACAATAACGATGAACCTAGACGCAGGTTGCTCGAATCTTCCTAAGAGGGGGTTGTAGTAGAATATTTAGAGTTTGAAAGGGACATGAAAATTGTTTGGTTTTAAAAATGTGGAACAAAAAGGGAGTGATGGAAGGCCAGTTGAGATTGTTTATTGTTGTTTGAGTATTGGTTAGCAGCAGCAAATAGGAATATTCCTAGTACAAGTGTGAAAACTAATATACAAATTACAGATACctgtttgtttgtgtttctgATTGTAGACCTTACATCATCAA
This sequence is a window from Salvia splendens isolate huo1 chromosome 14, SspV2, whole genome shotgun sequence. Protein-coding genes within it:
- the LOC121765426 gene encoding uncharacterized protein LOC121765426, translated to MGRERSATTMERNDGKDAVISPGMKVAKEEDMRKSLFSAAKSPTETGRPSSMVFKKAHRVIPAHIVAEAISTLHGLDLRWSGPITPTEMQYVEQYVVAKYPEYSNALVEGGEKTDLYDLCVTEKLEEPQPDDKRKSPRGFSRDTFGSSLPDLENTQLEPSRLLSILTKKSSFVGSFVSIPEIQARNKVLKHCGLPDEEYLVLFTQNYKDAMMLVGESYPFFKGNYYLTIIGEDADYVKEFATYKESRVIAAPESWLDLRIKGSQLSHYFRRKCKHTPKGLFSYPVEVNGTRYSMHWISEAHRNSWHVLLDTTALAVGEDQLNLALYRPDFVLCSPDNTHAHSSTVTCLLVRRKSFDMSTSSAAVNE